In Lycium ferocissimum isolate CSIRO_LF1 chromosome 11, AGI_CSIRO_Lferr_CH_V1, whole genome shotgun sequence, a single genomic region encodes these proteins:
- the LOC132036965 gene encoding uncharacterized protein LOC132036965 yields the protein MVLGLNARTRNSTSVQVDYLIHIKEIKPWPPSQSLSTPRAVLIECQHGDKHSGSTNQVVPSFGRIEFNESFRLPVTLLRETSVKGGDGDTFQKNCVEFHLYEPRRDKTVKGQHLGTAIIDLADYGVVRESLRICPPINCKRTYRNSAQPLLFLKIQLGERSRVRPSLRDSLKREASMDRNGSLSRLLSKEYEEEAEFASYTDDDVSSHLSLTVSSSANGSNYGSPPQGEDRSEGAKSSPGQDEDVQDDKKRLVDIEKKQGTISPSRLHGSLSHSSTNLSSDLTWISKKIGSSSSIPQYSTSNVSDMTEDTQNTCMIIKHDKQVRCVEQIAASGETGSEISSWQSSEEGLVDAHPADTDSNFSDCEIEEHTINPSLNGLCDDARTAVPQNGSVEGENSKNHPQNGQHCRSHNGEQHQENEQVKETLENEGQCKKDESGSCYSEEHTIKHDLKETDEISAYRESSGANCSTPHNEILKHEMSVRSSPESNIDGLVVSYQLLVKDTPKGARGFSSSERKDQKVSPRDTTNILLESKIHKLEQRVKMLEGELRETAAIEVGLYSVVAEHGCSINKVHAPARRLSRFYACKENSVLKRGSAAKSAISGIYLVAKACGNDVARLTFWLSNSVMLRATITKFHEQQQLPPSAETMPEKAVVKDEKKKFSPLKWESYSNNDVSDDVCESLGNWEDPVTFIRALEKIEAWIFSRIIESIWWQTLIPHMQSGAATAICTGMGSEINSARSRTSKSVAEEHGNTSLDLWKKALKDALERICPVRAGGHECGCLHLLSKLIMEQCVARLDVAIFNAILRESADEMPSDPISDPISDAEVLPIPAGKASFGAGAQLKNAIGNWSRWLTDLVGSGDANLVDDENRVDNEDDGSEYDSSSEFFYLLNALSDLMLLPKDMLLSRTIRKEVCPTFGPIIIRRVLNVFVPDEFCPDPIHEVVLEALNSEDTFDGEEDSIMSYPCTAAPIAYKPPSAALVDGLLGDVSRHSKLRRSGSSVLKKSYTSDDELDQLDLNFIISKGIVTSPLVKSSRISEASGNGNAVRYQLLREVWINSE from the exons ATGGTTTTGGGATTGAACGCTAGAACTAGGAATAGCACCTCGGTTCAAGTCGATTATCTAATCCATATAAAGGAAATTAAACCTTGGCCACCCTCGCAGTCACTGAGCACACCCCGTGCCGTTCTTATCGAATGTCAACATGGTGATAAGCACTCTGGATCTACTAATCAAGTTGTGCCATCGTTTGGAAGAATTGAATTCAATGAGTCTTTTAGACTTCCCGTGACACTACTAAGGGAAACTTCCGTTAAAGGCGGAGATGGTGACACCTTCCAAAAGAACTGTGTCGAATTCCACTTGTATGAACCCCGACGTGATAAGACTGTGAAAGGTCAACATTTAGGAACAGCAATTATTGACTTGGCAGATTATGGTGTTGTTAGAGAGAGTTTGAGAATATGTCCCCCGATTAACTGCAAGCGAACTTACAGGAACTCAGCACAACCGCTTCTTTTCCTGAAAATTCAGCTAGGTGAGAGGAGTCGCGTTAGGCCATCGTTGAGGGACAGCTTAAAAAGAGAAGCATCAATGGACCGAAATGGCTCTCTTTCTAGATTACTGAGTAAAGAATATGAAGAGGAAGCTGAGTTTGCTTCGTACACTGATGATGATGTTTCGTCGCACTTATCATTGACTGTTTCTTCTTCAGCTAACGGATCAAACTATGGATCGCCACCTCAAGGAGAG GATAGATCTGAGGGAGCAAAAAGTAGCCCTGGACAAGATGAAGATGTCCAAGATGACAAGAAAAGGCTTGTGGATATTGAGAAAAAGCAAGGGACAATATCTCCTTCTAGATTGCATGGAAGTTTGTCACACTCGTCAACTAATTTATCTTCTGATCTGACTTGGATCTCAAAGAAAATTGGTAGTTCTAGTAGCATCCCTCAGTATTCAACATCTAATGTGAGTGATATGACCGAGGACACTCAGAATACCTGCATGATAATCAAGCATGACAAACAAGTACGATGTGTGGAACAAATAGCGGCCAGTGGTGAAACTGGTAGTGAAATATCCAGTTGGCAGAGCTCTGAGGAAGGCTTGGTCGATGCTCATCCAGCTGACACAGATAGTAATTTCTCCGACTGTGAAATTGAAGAGCACACTATAAATCCATCTCTAAATGGACTGTGTGATGATGCAAGAACTGCGGTTCCCCAAAATGGTTCCGTTGAAGGTGAAAACAGTAAGAATCATCCGCAAAACGGACAACATTGTCGTTCTCATAATGGAGAGCAACACCAGGagaatgaacaagtaaaagaaactttGGAAAATGAAGGGCAATGCAAAAAGGATGAGTCAGGCAGTTGCTATTCTGAAGAGCATACTATAAAACATGACTTGAAGGAAACTGATGAAATTTCTGCCTACAGGGAAAGTTCTGGAGCAAATTGTAGTACTCCGCATAACGAGATATTAAAGCATGAAATGTCAGTCAGGTCATCACCAGAATCAAATATTGATGGATTGGTCGTGAGTTATCAGCTTCTAGTGAAAGATACTCCAAAAGGTGCAAGAGGTTTTTCAAGCAGTGAAAGGAAAGATCAAAAAGTGAGTCCTAGGGATACAACAAATATTCTTTTGGAAAGCAAAATCCATAAGCTGGAGCAAAGAGTAAAAATGCTTGAAGGAGAACTGAGAGAAACTGCTGCTATTGAAGTTGGCCTTTACTCAGTTGTTGCAGAGCATGGTTGTTCCATAAATAAAGTCCATGCTCCAGCTAGACGCCTGTCTAGGTTCTATGCCTGTAAGGAAAATTCTGTATTGAAAAGGGGAAGTGCTGCTAAAAGTGCTATCTCTGGAATATATTTGGTTGCAAAGGCATgtggaaatgatgttgctag GTTAACTTTCTGGCTATCGAATTCAGTGATGCTGAGAGCAACTATAACCAAATTCCATGAGCAACAACAATTACCTCCTTCTGCTGAAACTATGCCTGAAAAAGCTGTTGTCAAGGACGAGAAGAAGAAATTCTCTCCACTTAAGTGGGAGTCTTACTCCAACAATGATGTCAGCGATGACGTTTGTGAGAGTTTAGGCAATTGGGAGGACCCTGTTACATTTATAAGAGCACTTGAGAAAATAGAGGCTTGGATATTCTCGCGCATCATTGAATCTATTTGGTGGCAG aCTCTCATTCCACATATGCAGTCTGGTGCTGCAACAGCAATCTGTACTGGCATGGGGTCTGAGATAAACAGTGCTCGCAGTAGGACGTCTAAATCAGTTGCTGAAGAGCATGGAAATACTTCTTTGGATCTTTGGAAGAAGGCCTTGAAAGATGCCCTTGAAAGGATTTGCCCCGTTAGAGCTGGAGGACATGAGTGTGGCTGTTTGCATTTGCTCTCTAAATTG ATAATGGAACAATGTGTGGCTAGATTGGATGTGGCTATATTCAATGCTATCCTTCGAGAGTCTGCTGATGAGATGCCTTCTGATCCTATATCAGATCCCATCAGTGATGCTGAGGTGCTTCCCATTCCAGCTGGAAAAGCAAGCTTCGGGGCAGGTGCACAACTGAAAAATGCG ATAGGGAACTGGTCCAGATGGCTCACTGACCTTGTTGGCAGCGGTGATGCCAACTTAGTAGACGATGAAAATAGAGTAGATAATGAAGATGATGGGAGTGAATATGATTCCTCTTCCGAGTTTTTCTATCTCCTTAACGCACTGAGTGATCTTATGCTGCTTCCAAAGGATATGCTGTTAAGTAGGACAATAAGGAAAGAG GTCTGTCCCACATTTGGTCCGATCATAATAAGAAGGGTTCTTAATGTTTTTGTCCCGGATGAGTTTTGCCCTGATCCAATACATGAAGTTGTACTTGAAGCTCTTAACTCTGAG GATACTTTTGATGGCGAAGAAGATTCTATCATGAGCTACCCATGCACAGCAGCTCCTATAGCATATAAGCCACCTTCAGCAGCTTTAGTTGATGGTCTATTAGGTGACGTTAGTCGCCATTCTAAGCTGAGACGAAGCGGATCTTCAGTGCTCAAGAAGTCATACACAAGCGATGATGAACTCGACCAACTGGATTTGAACTTTATCATTTCTAAGGGCATTGTAACTTCACCTCTTGTAAAATCCAGTAGGATATCAGAAGCTAGCGGAAATGGAAATGCTGTTAGGTATCAACTCCTTCGGGAGGTTTGGATAAACAGTGAATAA